A single genomic interval of Theropithecus gelada isolate Dixy chromosome 16, Tgel_1.0, whole genome shotgun sequence harbors:
- the SPATA32 gene encoding spermatogenesis-associated protein 32 isoform X2 yields MRDDLSQHQIQEEQELEADMLEQKPQLRVDLAPDPDPELEIGQVPALLESELYPALKLETELDTKANWNEESDLEEPLQLVCQIESVHSNMAPPTPQTFRSRSLNSNYGSFTEENHVSACRHSISAQTSKHLFWANKLIQASEHSLQRAINMQLNNGSAGQPISSRLREAIPTDTLCSKEQLQGPDARSAPPATSFQEPSPLLSSDLPPPIGLAELITFASSLAMASSSRTDMPSLEHKMKAPPQEALEPSTEPLLITAEEQKPEKHAEALPEKPHEARAPLKSWSQEDKNFTQSYFDFSKPGIKRATIEGQMQLLQPPATSPVLQGGKEDSVPPGKEKQNPLLVKIHFKLSAPTTPEK; encoded by the exons AGATGACTTAAGTCAACACCAGATACAAGAGGAACAGGAG CTGGAGGCAGACATGCTAGAGCAGAAGCCCCAGCTCAGAGTGGACCTGGCTCCAGACCCAGACCCAGAACTGGAGATCGGACAGGTGCCGGCTTTACTGGAGTCAGAGCTGTACCCAGCCCTCAAGCTTGAAACTGAGCTGGACACAAAAGCCAACTGGAACGAGGAGTCTGACCTCGAAGAGCCCCTGCAGCTGGTGTGCCAGATAGAGTCCGTCCACTCCAACATGGCGCCGCCCACGCCGCAGACCTTCAGATCACGGAGTCTGAATTCAAACTACGGGAGTTTCACGGAGGAGAACCACGTGTCCGCCTGCCGTCACTCCATCAGTGCACAGACCTCCAAGCACCTCTTCTGGGCAAACAAGCTCATCCAGGCCTCAGAGCACAGCCTGCAGCGGGCCATCAACATGCAGCTCAACAATGGCAGCGCAGGCCAGCCCATCAGTTCCCGGCTCCGGGAGGCCATCCCCACTGACACCCTGTGCTCCAAGGAGCAGCTCCAGGGCCCCGATGCCCGCTCAGCTCCTCCAGCCACAAGCTTCCAGGAGCCAAGCCCCCTTCTGTCCTCAGATCTCCCGCCACCCATTGGCCTGGCAGAGCTAATCACCTTTGCATCTTCCCTGGCCATGGCCTCCTCCAGCAGGACGGACATGCCCAGTTTGGAACACAAGATGAAAGCTCCACCTCAGGAGGCTCTGGAGCCTTCCACAGAGCCCCTCCTGATCACTGCGGAGGAGCAAAAGCCAGAAAAGCACGCAGAGGCCCTACCAGAGAAACCACATGAAGCCAGGGCACCACTGAAATCTTGGAGTCAGGAAGACAAGAACTTCACTCAATCTTACTTTGACTTCAGCAAGCCAGGGATCAAGAGGGCCACCATCGAAGGGCAAATGCAGCTTCTCCAGCCACCAGCCACGTCCCCTGTGCTGCAGGGAGGCAAGGAAGA CTCAGTGCCgccaggaaaagagaaacagaatccaTTATTGGTGAAAATCCATTTTAAGCTGTCAGCCCCCACAACCCCAGAGAAATGA
- the SPATA32 gene encoding spermatogenesis-associated protein 32 isoform X1, giving the protein MGVTGTHGFPCCSKGSVEVAEMRDDLSQHQIQEEQELEADMLEQKPQLRVDLAPDPDPELEIGQVPALLESELYPALKLETELDTKANWNEESDLEEPLQLVCQIESVHSNMAPPTPQTFRSRSLNSNYGSFTEENHVSACRHSISAQTSKHLFWANKLIQASEHSLQRAINMQLNNGSAGQPISSRLREAIPTDTLCSKEQLQGPDARSAPPATSFQEPSPLLSSDLPPPIGLAELITFASSLAMASSSRTDMPSLEHKMKAPPQEALEPSTEPLLITAEEQKPEKHAEALPEKPHEARAPLKSWSQEDKNFTQSYFDFSKPGIKRATIEGQMQLLQPPATSPVLQGGKEDSVPPGKEKQNPLLVKIHFKLSAPTTPEK; this is encoded by the exons AGATGACTTAAGTCAACACCAGATACAAGAGGAACAGGAG CTGGAGGCAGACATGCTAGAGCAGAAGCCCCAGCTCAGAGTGGACCTGGCTCCAGACCCAGACCCAGAACTGGAGATCGGACAGGTGCCGGCTTTACTGGAGTCAGAGCTGTACCCAGCCCTCAAGCTTGAAACTGAGCTGGACACAAAAGCCAACTGGAACGAGGAGTCTGACCTCGAAGAGCCCCTGCAGCTGGTGTGCCAGATAGAGTCCGTCCACTCCAACATGGCGCCGCCCACGCCGCAGACCTTCAGATCACGGAGTCTGAATTCAAACTACGGGAGTTTCACGGAGGAGAACCACGTGTCCGCCTGCCGTCACTCCATCAGTGCACAGACCTCCAAGCACCTCTTCTGGGCAAACAAGCTCATCCAGGCCTCAGAGCACAGCCTGCAGCGGGCCATCAACATGCAGCTCAACAATGGCAGCGCAGGCCAGCCCATCAGTTCCCGGCTCCGGGAGGCCATCCCCACTGACACCCTGTGCTCCAAGGAGCAGCTCCAGGGCCCCGATGCCCGCTCAGCTCCTCCAGCCACAAGCTTCCAGGAGCCAAGCCCCCTTCTGTCCTCAGATCTCCCGCCACCCATTGGCCTGGCAGAGCTAATCACCTTTGCATCTTCCCTGGCCATGGCCTCCTCCAGCAGGACGGACATGCCCAGTTTGGAACACAAGATGAAAGCTCCACCTCAGGAGGCTCTGGAGCCTTCCACAGAGCCCCTCCTGATCACTGCGGAGGAGCAAAAGCCAGAAAAGCACGCAGAGGCCCTACCAGAGAAACCACATGAAGCCAGGGCACCACTGAAATCTTGGAGTCAGGAAGACAAGAACTTCACTCAATCTTACTTTGACTTCAGCAAGCCAGGGATCAAGAGGGCCACCATCGAAGGGCAAATGCAGCTTCTCCAGCCACCAGCCACGTCCCCTGTGCTGCAGGGAGGCAAGGAAGA CTCAGTGCCgccaggaaaagagaaacagaatccaTTATTGGTGAAAATCCATTTTAAGCTGTCAGCCCCCACAACCCCAGAGAAATGA